From Aedes albopictus strain Foshan chromosome 1, AalbF5, whole genome shotgun sequence, one genomic window encodes:
- the LOC134291040 gene encoding uncharacterized protein LOC134291040, which produces MPETDRFDCQLCDLANNIDDMVQCEGCGKWFHYGCPCHPTGFDDGKKEEHWKCQECVAKSTLGGGEGNSSAQVSSEQQQATNFPRRGESLGDVTRLNLELLEERKAFLLKEIELQQAAQLEQRKFQLEKEVWKARYDIVNARGEAASSEGNTSGLGDWMHRLNQFAVSQFQPISVAASAVTVPTTISGTRPPHSTASGIKSTPQASTSFPAIVSLFGTDSGAVSQPSASQAIHQQSHLPTSVHPMGQATSFMHDFQPGGGANRPGSSTPITTANWVNPVTGLTSSTQALPPSISSVGQFVNYPMQSVHVSQPYQVTTSLGNFASVGQVACSQYANCSVGPVHPQMSTINAHSSYTPFPLPTSLPQVNPHISQAPFGAPMASVANIDNAAPTARQLAARHVMPKELPVFTGNSEEWPMFFSAFNTSTEACGYSNVENLGRLQRCLKGGALEAVRSRLLLPASVPQVMQTLQMLYGRPEQIIYALLQKVREVPAPKADNLCTVVAFGMAVQNFCEHLEAAGQVLHFSNPVLLQELVDKLPANLKLEWVTFKRQFAMADLRVFSRYMANLVSAAAEVKLTLDPKGSKPKREEKQKGFVNAHATLSGAVTAVKPKGESTKAVPPTSLSITCLVCGDPDHRVKECGAFKKMNPDDRWKTVRDHSLCRICLGKHGRKPCRSTARCDVQGCQMRHHPLLHSDSGSSTTSANSTPQGSEAVPRSTPAEGVNAHHTHSSTLFRMLPVRLFSKGRSLETLAFIDEGSSVTLLEKGIADALQAEGAEMRLCLTWTSNISREEEGSRQVEVEISGIGGGRRYPLKDVRTVESLALPVQTLRYNELADRFEHLRKLPVTDFESTAPGILIGAKNTHLTATQQIREGRVGEPIAAKTRLGWAIYGSMPNGTNFASCNLHICGCDSDNSLHELVKQYFTVDNVGVAVDRSPESDEDKRARTLLEQTTRRVEGGFETGLLWRYVHVEFPDNYAMAARRLRCLEKRFIADSALFENVQRQIAQYQQKGYIHEATEEELATADPRRLWYLPVGIVRNPKKPNKIRIVWDAAATVDGVSLNSMLLKGPDLVQPLPDVLCGFRERKVAVVGDIMEMFYQLKIRPEDRYSQLFLWSGDTGHSPKTFVIDVATFGSTSSPCSAQYVKNVNASEHAEEYPRAAEAIVRRHYVDDYLQSFDNEEEACQVVEEVKLVHRRGGFIIRNWFSNSSAVIQRVGESDTTPTKIVSDGGAPGSAQIERVLGMQWKATEDVLVFSSETDMEVNPTKRSILRYVMSQFDPLGLLSHFLIHGRIIIQDIWRTKAGWDDTVDGQILERWCLWTAKFKELEEVRIPRAYFPGVTASDIENLQLHVFVDGSETAYACVAYFRATIHGEYHCALVGGKAKVAPIKALSIPRLELQAALIGCRLMKTLCNSHSLPISQRVFWTDSKTVPSKANVADDGTKWASGPNLKTDSRWFRGPDFLWKSEESWPRQAEPEATIVEIRPCHVHLTLEPCEVIAWSRFSKFERLKRTVAYIYRFADNCRRKATKLPLRSSHVTHEELNKAENAIWRLVQQEQFPEEMIQLLKAKEGQKLKLNRSSKIYKLSPFIDEVGVARMDTRIAGAIFVPFETKFPIILPKGHRLTKLVVEWYHRCYLHGNVETVINEVRQRFHVPCLRALVRNQTKTCVQCKVSKAKPTCPLSLG; this is translated from the exons ATGCCGGAGACCGACCGCTTCGACTGCCAGTTGTGCGATCTGGCGAATAACATCGACGACATGGTGCAGTGCGAAGGTTGCGGCAAATGGTTCCACTACGGATGC ccgtgtcaccccactggtttCGACGATGGCAAGAAGGAGGAACACTGGAAGTGCCAAGAATGCGTTGCCAAATCAACACTCGGCGGCGGCGAAGGAAACTCTAGTGCCCAGGTCAGTAGCGAGCAGCAGCAAGCGACCAACTTCCCCCGGAGAGGAGAGTCGCTTGGGGATGTCACTCGGCTTAACCTCGAATTGCTGGAGGAGCGAAAGGCGTTTCTGTTGAAGGAAATCGAGCTACAACAAGCGGCCCAGCTGGAACAGCGGAAGTTTCAACTGGAGAAGGAAGTCTGGAAGGCAAGATACGACATCGTAAACGCGAGGGGTGAAGCAGCCAGCAGCGAAGGGAATACCAGTGGCCTTGGAGACTGGATGCATCGACTGAATCAGTTCGCCGTTAGCCAATTTCAGCCAATTTCTGTGGCGGCGAGTGCGGTGACGGTTCCGACAACGATCTCTGGAACAAGACCACCACATTCCACTGCTAGTGGGATCAAATCCACCCCGCAAGCAAGTACGTCATTCCCAGCAATCGTGTCGCTCTTCGGGACAGATTCAGGTGCAGTTTCCCAACCGTCGGCCAGCCAAGCGATTCATCAACAAAGCCACCTTCCGACGAGCGTTCATCCGATGGGACAAGCTACCAGCTTCATGCACGACTTCCAGCCTGGAGGAGGAGCAAACCGTCCGGGATCGTCGACGCCGATCACAACAGCCAATTGGGTCAATCCAGTGACGGGTCTCACCAGCTCCACCCAGGCTCTACCACCATCCATCAGCTCAGTCGGACAGTTCGTTAACTACCCGATGCAATCGGTACACGTAAGTCAACCATACCAGGTAACGACTAGCTTAGGCAATTTTGCATCAGTAGGTCAGGTAGCTTGTTCCCAATACGCAAACTGTAGTGTAGGGCCAGTCCATCCCCAAATGAGTACAATAAATGCACACTCGTCCTACACTCCCTTCCCCCTCCCGACAAGTCTTCCTCAAGTCAACCCACATATTTCGCAAGCACCCTTTGGTGCCCCGATGGCTTCCGTCGCGAATATCGATAATGCGGCGCCGACAGCTCGTCAACTCGCGGCGCGACACGTTATGCCGAAGGAACTCCCAGTGTTCACTGGCAATTCGGAAGAGTGGCCAATGTTCTTTAGTGCTTTTAACACTTCAACGGAAGCGTGTGGCTACAGCAACGTGGAGAATCTTGGCCGACTTCAGCGGTGCTTGAAGGGCGGCGCTCTAGAGGCGGTTCGCAGCCGTTTGCTGCTGCCTGCTTCGGTGCCGCAAGTGATGCAGACGTTGCAGATGCTGTATGGGCGCCCGGAACAAATAATCTATGCGCTGCTGCAAAAAGTACGAGAAGTTCCGGCACCAAAAGCGGATAATTTGTGTACGGTGGTGGCCTTTGGGATGGCAGTTCAGAACTTCTGTGAGCATCTGGAGGCAGCGGGACAAGTACTTCATTTTTCGAATCcggtactactccaggagcttGTGGATAAGCTTCCAGCAAATCTGAAGCTAGAGTGGGTGACGTTCAAGCGGCAATTTGCGATGGCTGACCTCCGTGTATTCAGCCGATACATGGCCAATCTGGTGTCGGCGGCCGCCGAAGTCAAACTCACATTGGACCCGAAAGGATCGAAACCGAAAAGGGAAGAAAAGCAGAAAGGTTTCGTCAACGCCCATGCTACACTATCCGGTGCAGTGACAGCTGTGAAGCCAAAGGGGGAGTCAACGAAGGCAGTACCGCCGACCTCACTGTCGATTACCTGCCTGGTCTGTGGAGATCCGGATCATCGAGTAAAGGAGTGTGGAGCTTTCAAAAAGATGAATCCAGACGATCGCTGGAAAACTGTCCGCGACCATTCCCTGTGTCGGATCTGCCTTGGGAAGCATGGTAGAAAACCATGTCGATCCACGGCCCGTTGTGACGTGCAAGGCTGCCAAATGCGCCACcatccacttctacatagcgACTCGGGAAGTTCAACGACATCAGCCAATTCGACGCCACAAGGAAGCGAGGCGGTGCCACGCAGCACCCCTGCCGAAGGCGTGAACGCACATCACACCCATAGCTCCACGCTGTTCCGCATGTTGCCGGTGCGACTCTTCAGCAAGGGCAGGAGCTTAGAAACATTAGCTTTCATCGATGAAGGATCGTCCGTTACACTGCTGGAGAAGGGCATAGCGGACGCTTTGCAGGCTGAAGGAGCGGAAATGCGTCTTTGCCTAACCTGGACGAGCAATATCAGCCGAGAAGAGGAAGGTTCGCGCCAAGTGGAAGTAGAGATTTCCGGAATCGGAGGAGGCAGACGGTATCCGCTGAAGGATGTCAGAACCGTAGAATCCCTGGCATTGCCGGTACAGACGCTGCGCTACAACGAGCTCGCTGACCGGTTCGAACACCTACGAAAGCTGCCGGTTACAGACTTCGAATCTACGGCTCCAGGAATTCTCATTGGAGCAAAGAACACCCATCTCACCGCCACTCAGCAAATACGGGAAGGTCGCGTAGGAGAACCGATCGCAGCGAAGACCCGTCTTGGATGGGCTATCTACGGATCAATGCCAAACGGGACGAATTTTGCGAGTTGCAACCTGCACATTTGCGGTTGCGATTCTGACAACAGTCTGCACGAGCTAGTGAAGCAGTACTTCACGGTGGATAATGTAGGCGTTGCGGTGGATCGAAGTCCTGAATCAGACGAAGACAAGCGGGCAAGGACACTACTGGAGCAGACAACGAGGCGAGTCGAAGGCGGATTCGAAACCGGACTTCTGTGGCGCTACGTTCACGTAGAGTTCCCCGATAACTACGCCATGGCTGCACGACGGTTACGCTGCTTGGAGAAGCGCTTCATTGCTGATTCAGCCTTATTCGAGAACGTCCAGCGTCAGATAGCGCAGTATCAGCAGAAGGGCTACATCCACGAGGCGACGGAGGAGGAGCTGGCGACGGCCGACCCAAGACGGTTGTGGTACCTTCCCGTCGGAATAGTGCGGAACCCGAAGAAGCCAAACAAGATCCGAATCGTGTGGGACGCGGCGGCAACGGTGGACGGTGTTTCCCTGAACAGCATGTTGCTGAAAGGGCCGGATTTGGTTCAACCACTACCGGATGTTCTCTGTGGATTTCGGGAGCGAAAGGTAGCAGTGGTGGGAGATATTATGGAAATGTTCTATCAACTGAAAATCCGACCAGAAGATCGATACAGTCAGCTTTTTCTTTGGTCCGGAGACACCGGCCACTCCCCAAAGACCTTCGTTATCGACGTAGCGACATTCGGCTCCACCAGCTCCCCATGCTCGGCGCAATACGTGAAAAACGTGAATGCAAGCGAACACGCAGAGGAATATCCGAGAGCAGCAGAGGCGATTGTGCGCCGACATTACGTCGACGATTACCTGCAAAGTTTCGACAACGAAGAAGAAGCGTGTCAGGTCGTAGAGGAGGTCAAGCTAGTGCATCGACGTGGCGGATTCATCATCCGCAATTGGTTCTCGAACTCGTCCGCAGTTATCCAACGGGTCGGGGAATCCGACACTACACCAACGAAGATCGTCAGCGATGGCGGAGCTCCAGGCAGTGCTCAGATAGAACGTGTTCTGGGCATGCAGTGGAAGGCAACTGAGGACGTGCTTGTATTCTCCAGCGAAACCGACATGGAAGTAAACCCCACCAAGCGAAGCATTCTGCGATATGTAATGAGCCAGTTTGATCCGCTTGGGCTTCTTTCCCACTTCCTCATCCACGGTCGCATCATTATCCAGGACATCTGGCGTACGAAAGCAGGATGGGACGACACGGTAGATGGGCAGATTCTGGAGCGATGGTGTTTGTGGACCGCAAAGTTCAAGGAGCTGGAAGAGGTACGAATACCACGCGCCTATTTTCCGGGCGTGACGGCGTCGGACATTGAAAATCTGCAGCTCCATGTTTTCGTCGATGGCAGCGAGACTGCCTATGCGTGCGTCGCCTACTTCAGGGCCACTATCCACGGAGAGTATCACTGCGCACTTGTCGGAGGAAAAGCGAAAGTAGCTCCGATAAAAGCCCTCTCGATACCGAGACTAGAGCTCCAGGCAGCATTGATAGGCTGTAGGCTTATGAAAACACTTTGCAACAGTCACAGCCTGCCGATATCCCAGCGAGTGTTCTGGACCGATTCGAAGACCGTTCCATCGAAGGCTAATGTCGCAGACGACGGCACAAAGTGGGCCAGTGGACCAAATTTGAAAACTGACAGCCGTTGGTTTAGAGGTCCGGACTTCCTGTGGAAGTCTGAAGAATCGTGGCCACGCCAGGCTGAACCCGAAGCAACTATCGTCGAGATAAGACCGTGTCACGTTCACCTTACGCTGGAGCCTTGTGAGGTCATAGCCTGGAGCCGCTTCTCTAAATTCGAAAGGCTAAAACGGACTGTTGCCTACATCTATCGCTTCGCAGACAATTGCCGGCGGAAGGCGACGAAGCTGCCGTTACGGAGCTCGCACGTCACGCACGAAGAACTAAATAAAGCGGAAAACGCAATCTGGCGGCTAGTGCAGCAAGAGCAGTTCCCGGAAGAGATGATTCAGCTGTTGAAGGCGAAGGAAGGACAGAAGCTGAAGTTGAACAGATCCAGTAAAATCTACAAACTGTCACCGTTCATCGATGAAGTTGGAGTAGCCCGAATGGATACACGAATCGCTGGAGCAATCTTCGTACCGTTCGAAACCAAGTTTCCCATAATTCTTCCGAAAGGACATCGGCTAACTAAACTGGTCGTCGAGTGGTACCATCGGTGCTACCTTCACGGAAACGTCGAGACCGTGATCAACGAAGTGCGCCAGCGGTTCCACGTTCCGTGTCTACGCGCGTTAGTGCGGAATCAGACAAAGACCTGTGTGCAGTGTAAGGTGTCCAAGGCCAAGCCAACGTGTCCGC TTTCGTTGGGCTAG